The following coding sequences lie in one Streptococcus suis genomic window:
- a CDS encoding IS4 family transposase, whose product MLDQIKAHLLDSINDIVSSANQFVLHPEKDFSRQSQLTMKTMIQAILTMGGNTLAKELLDLDLPVSQSAFVQRRYQIKHQAFKALFTNITSKIPISDNLPILAVDGSDVILPRNRFDKTTSFQTGPHNTPYNLIHINALYNLEQEMYHDLRIQDNREVDERAAFIDMMKNSSFKQALVIMDRGYESYNVMAHCQERNWSYIIRIRDGNHSMKSGFNLPDTPCFDEKFDLNICRKQTNEMKQQYQNFPNHYRCLPNHTPFDFLPSSSRKSDPAQFYELHFRMVRLEIKPGFFETLVTNTDYSPEKLKDLYAYRWGIETSFRDLKYSIGLTHFHVKKKEGILQEIYARFINFNVCKWLTSHVAIKTSKLKQAYKICFSDAVYACRKFLRDKLTSFQLETYIAKHLSIIRPNRTFQRKIKSKAPVSFTYRVT is encoded by the coding sequence ATGCTAGATCAGATTAAAGCTCATTTACTTGATAGTATTAACGACATCGTTTCTAGTGCCAATCAGTTTGTGCTTCATCCTGAAAAAGATTTTAGTCGGCAAAGTCAGCTAACGATGAAAACCATGATTCAAGCTATACTGACCATGGGGGGTAATACCTTAGCCAAAGAGCTACTTGATTTAGATTTGCCTGTCTCTCAATCTGCCTTTGTTCAACGCCGGTATCAGATTAAACACCAAGCTTTTAAAGCCCTGTTTACCAATATTACTTCTAAAATTCCAATCTCTGATAATCTCCCTATCCTGGCTGTTGATGGCAGTGATGTGATTCTACCAAGAAATCGTTTTGATAAAACGACCTCTTTTCAAACTGGACCACATAACACTCCTTACAATCTTATTCATATCAATGCTCTTTACAATCTTGAACAAGAGATGTATCATGATTTACGGATCCAAGATAATCGAGAGGTTGATGAACGTGCGGCTTTTATTGATATGATGAAGAACTCTTCTTTCAAACAAGCTCTGGTAATAATGGATAGGGGGTATGAATCCTACAATGTCATGGCTCACTGCCAAGAAAGAAATTGGTCCTATATTATTCGTATTCGTGACGGGAATCATTCTATGAAATCAGGATTTAACCTCCCTGACACCCCTTGTTTTGATGAAAAATTTGACCTAAACATCTGTCGGAAACAGACCAATGAGATGAAACAACAGTATCAAAATTTTCCTAATCACTATCGCTGTTTACCTAATCACACACCCTTTGACTTTCTACCAAGCTCTAGCCGAAAAAGTGATCCAGCCCAGTTTTACGAACTTCATTTTCGGATGGTGCGCCTCGAAATCAAGCCAGGTTTCTTTGAAACTTTGGTGACAAACACCGATTATTCTCCAGAAAAATTAAAAGATCTCTATGCCTACAGATGGGGCATAGAGACCAGTTTTCGTGACCTAAAATACAGTATCGGTCTGACTCATTTTCATGTAAAAAAGAAGGAAGGGATTCTCCAAGAAATCTACGCTCGTTTTATCAATTTTAATGTTTGTAAATGGCTAACCTCACACGTTGCTATTAAAACATCAAAGTTAAAACAGGCTTATAAAATTTGTTTTTCAGACGCTGTTTATGCCTGTCGAAAATTTCTTAGAGACAAACTCACTTCCTTCCAATTGGAAACCTACATTGCCAAACATTTATCCATCATCCGACCCAATCGAACGTTCCAAAGAAAGATAAAAAGCAAGGCACCTGTAAGCTTCACTTATAGAGTAACATAA
- a CDS encoding MFS transporter has translation MKKQSPFIIAGIVMLGVVMRAPFTALPAILTDVAAGLGVEVSSLGILTSIPLIMFALCSSLAPRLAAKFGMEKLMALVLLVMVLGSGMRVLNLPALYIGTMLVGATIAFINVLLPSLVAANFPKKIGLYTTIYITLMGVAATVASMIAVPIVSSSSWEFFILLITGLVFMAFLIWLPNVKNNHRFASENQGNQKSSIWKNKAAIAFLIFGGLQSVLYYTEITWLPTISQSVGFSKAEAGLMAGFFNMTAIPMSMIIPAVLARQTKEMRRNIMLAISSVTLLGLVMMALIPTNLILWSALHIILSFSNAALFPYMMLSFTLKTSNSQATAQLSGMVQTGGYLIAAFGPGLLGYSYPIFGNWMPLILSLAIVTLAMMWTIVLIEREDIIL, from the coding sequence ATGAAAAAACAATCACCCTTTATAATTGCAGGAATCGTCATGCTAGGGGTCGTGATGCGTGCCCCCTTTACAGCTTTGCCTGCTATTTTGACAGATGTGGCAGCAGGACTGGGAGTAGAAGTGAGTTCATTAGGAATTTTAACCTCTATTCCGCTCATCATGTTTGCCCTCTGTTCATCCTTAGCACCGCGTCTTGCGGCTAAGTTTGGCATGGAAAAACTAATGGCCCTAGTCTTACTGGTTATGGTACTGGGTTCAGGAATGCGAGTTCTCAACTTACCAGCCCTTTACATTGGTACAATGCTTGTTGGTGCTACAATAGCGTTTATTAATGTTTTGCTACCAAGTTTGGTTGCGGCTAATTTTCCAAAGAAAATTGGTCTGTATACGACGATTTATATCACTCTCATGGGGGTGGCGGCAACAGTTGCATCCATGATTGCTGTTCCAATTGTATCCTCTAGTTCTTGGGAATTTTTTATTCTATTAATTACAGGATTGGTGTTTATGGCTTTCCTAATCTGGTTGCCTAATGTAAAAAATAACCATCGATTTGCAAGTGAGAATCAAGGAAACCAGAAATCATCTATCTGGAAAAATAAAGCAGCGATTGCCTTTTTGATATTTGGTGGACTACAATCAGTCCTCTACTATACAGAGATTACCTGGTTGCCAACTATTTCTCAATCAGTTGGCTTTAGTAAAGCAGAAGCAGGGCTAATGGCTGGCTTCTTCAATATGACAGCTATTCCCATGTCTATGATTATCCCTGCAGTTCTTGCTCGTCAGACAAAAGAAATGCGTCGAAATATCATGCTGGCTATTTCATCTGTTACCTTGCTTGGTTTGGTCATGATGGCATTGATTCCGACCAATCTCATTCTTTGGTCAGCGCTTCACATTATTTTAAGTTTTTCAAATGCAGCCCTCTTCCCTTATATGATGTTGAGCTTTACTTTGAAAACAAGCAACAGCCAGGCTACTGCCCAGTTATCAGGAATGGTGCAGACAGGTGGCTATCTCATTGCAGCATTTGGACCAGGCCTTCTCGGTTATAGCTATCCAATCTTCGGAAACTGGATGCCATTGATTCTTTCTCTGGCTATCGTCACACTTGCCATGATGTGGACTATTGTTCTCATTGAAAGAGAAGATATTATCTTATAA
- a CDS encoding 5-methyltetrahydropteroyltriglutamate--homocysteine methyltransferase, whose amino-acid sequence MTTSRFQLVGSLLRPANLGEFKRQIEAREDIKYPFYDDFDGYKETEALLIQKIVAEQKENGLDIVTDGEFGRSMWHLDFLWGFDGIERYIAEHGYPFKDHDGQIFETRKDIGLRITAPLSAKNHHFIDIFKQVKELAGETVTKQTIFGPAHAFNELTIFNGQVGPNQVYKTRDELKAGLIAAYKEFLDQYKEAGGQIVQFDDCLWELFDPANPVPFLPQDDSEALAALADEFVAINNAVIDYGHEIGLTVWTHNCRGNYESRSAAGGTYEAIAEKFLRDQKYDRFFLEWDDERAGDLKALESLRDKNVEVVLGLLSSKTSDLDNEERVYKLLEEASKIIPKERLYLSHQCGFASCDSGNELAIPQQWAKIKQGQEIAEKFWS is encoded by the coding sequence ATGACAACTTCAAGATTCCAATTAGTCGGTTCACTTCTTCGACCAGCAAACTTAGGAGAATTTAAACGACAAATCGAAGCTCGTGAAGACATCAAATACCCATTCTATGATGACTTCGATGGTTACAAAGAAACTGAAGCTTTACTCATCCAAAAAATTGTTGCAGAACAAAAAGAAAACGGTTTGGATATTGTGACAGATGGAGAATTTGGTCGTTCAATGTGGCACCTAGATTTTCTCTGGGGCTTCGATGGTATCGAGCGTTACATTGCTGAGCATGGTTATCCATTTAAAGACCATGATGGACAGATTTTTGAAACACGTAAGGATATTGGATTGCGTATTACTGCTCCACTTTCTGCAAAAAATCACCATTTCATTGATATTTTTAAACAAGTGAAAGAATTAGCAGGAGAAACTGTAACCAAACAGACTATTTTCGGTCCAGCCCATGCCTTTAATGAATTGACAATTTTCAATGGTCAAGTTGGACCAAATCAGGTCTACAAGACTCGTGATGAATTAAAAGCCGGACTCATCGCTGCCTATAAGGAATTTTTAGACCAGTACAAGGAAGCTGGTGGACAAATCGTTCAATTTGATGACTGCCTTTGGGAATTATTCGACCCTGCTAACCCTGTACCTTTCTTGCCACAAGACGATTCTGAAGCATTGGCTGCTTTGGCTGACGAGTTTGTTGCTATCAATAATGCTGTTATTGATTACGGACATGAAATTGGCTTGACCGTCTGGACGCACAACTGCCGTGGTAACTATGAAAGCCGCTCTGCAGCTGGCGGAACTTACGAAGCTATTGCTGAAAAATTCCTGCGTGACCAAAAATACGATCGATTCTTCCTTGAGTGGGATGATGAACGTGCAGGTGATTTAAAAGCTTTGGAAAGCTTGCGTGATAAGAATGTCGAAGTCGTTCTTGGTCTACTTTCAAGTAAAACTTCTGATTTGGATAATGAAGAACGTGTTTACAAATTACTCGAGGAAGCAAGCAAGATTATTCCAAAAGAGCGTCTCTACTTGTCACATCAATGTGGATTCGCTTCATGTGATTCAGGTAATGAATTGGCCATCCCGCAACAGTGGGCAAAGATTAAACAAGGCCAAGAAATTGCAGAGAAGTTTTGGTCTTAA
- a CDS encoding DUF3042 domain-containing protein, protein MAKGFGKGFLTGVLSTVALAAGAVFTVHKTIIEPEEKKEAFIEENRKKAARKRVAH, encoded by the coding sequence ATGGCTAAAGGTTTTGGTAAAGGTTTCTTGACAGGTGTTCTTTCTACAGTTGCTCTTGCAGCAGGTGCAGTCTTCACTGTTCACAAAACAATCATTGAACCAGAAGAAAAGAAAGAAGCCTTCATTGAGGAAAATCGTAAAAAAGCTGCTCGTAAACGTGTGGCACATTAA